In a single window of the Bacteroidales bacterium genome:
- the rimP gene encoding ribosome assembly cofactor RimP: MITKEQILKLAQEHLLDSPRFLVDLTVSSDNQIMLYIDGDESVSISECVDLSRHIEFSLDREEEDFALNVSSAGVDMPLKFIRQYKKYIGKNFDITLLTGEKILARLKDVNGDSIEVIPLKKNPNAKKGTPKKYKEGEPLTLTLDKIKQSKIEIIF, encoded by the coding sequence ATGATAACAAAGGAACAAATTCTAAAATTAGCACAAGAGCATTTGCTTGATTCGCCACGGTTTTTGGTTGATTTAACCGTTAGTTCTGACAATCAAATAATGCTTTATATTGATGGTGACGAGAGCGTTTCTATTTCAGAATGTGTCGATTTAAGTCGTCATATTGAGTTTAGTCTCGATCGTGAAGAAGAAGATTTCGCTCTAAATGTTTCGAGTGCCGGAGTAGATATGCCTTTAAAATTTATCAGACAATATAAAAAATACATTGGGAAAAACTTTGACATTACATTATTAACAGGAGAAAAAATCTTAGCTCGTCTTAAAGATGTTAATGGTGATAGTATTGAAGTTATTCCTTTGAAAAAAAATCCAAATGCCAAAAAAGGAACACCTAAGAAATATAAAGAAGGAGAACCTTTAACATTGACATTAGATAAAATAAAACAAAGCAAAATAGAAATTATCTTTTAA
- a CDS encoding S9 family peptidase — MKKIKCLLLLSLAFLMLNINTQEKLFNFKDAIYFNSKILPKRIKNLQWLEKGAEYSFIKDSTLMLASAANESPAKKLLSLQSLNGFLAENNLTLEHFPNIHWESNTEFTFQNNNRFFNVNIKDKKSSLLNLWPDSAQNSEVEPLTKRVAYTIENNLYIADNQKQIQLTDDPENVVNGQTVSRSEFGITDGIFWSPKGNYLAYYHKDERMVGDYPVVDITSPEATVKNIKYPMAGSTNELIKVAVYDVKTKKTIYLKTGEDIDQYLTNITWSPDEKQIYISVLNRDQNHLKLNKYDAVSGEFLFTLFEEKADTWVEPEHPLTFLKNRNDQFIWFSERDGWQHLFVYNTEGQFVKQLTEGEWTVTSLLGFDNSGKNLIIQGTKESPIEKHIYRVNLKNGKLKKLTDEHGSHNGILSPSGNYFFDIYSNTETARVYNAISTDGKSSKELLRDNDPLKDYLVGKTIMGTLKNDVDIDLYYRMILPPNFDSTQKYPVFYYLYGGPHAQLVTDSWLGGANIFMNLMAQKGYIVFTLDNRGTPNRGFAFENVIHRKLGRNEVADQMIGVDYLQSLPFVDSERMGIQGWSYGGFMTLTMLADNPGVFKAGVAGGPVTDWKYYEIMYGERYMDTPTQNPEGYKQSSLLEKAGNISDRVLVIHGDIDPTVVWQNSLSFLQAAIDAGVQLDYFVYPQQEHNMRGLDRAHLLEKIYRYMEDFVK; from the coding sequence ATGAAAAAAATAAAATGTTTACTGCTGCTTTCTTTAGCCTTTTTAATGCTTAATATTAATACTCAAGAAAAACTATTTAATTTTAAAGATGCTATTTATTTTAATTCCAAGATATTACCAAAACGAATAAAAAATTTACAGTGGCTTGAAAAAGGTGCTGAATACAGTTTTATTAAAGACAGTACTCTAATGTTAGCTTCGGCAGCAAACGAATCTCCTGCAAAAAAATTATTATCACTACAAAGTTTAAATGGGTTTTTAGCCGAAAATAATTTAACATTAGAACATTTTCCTAATATACATTGGGAATCTAATACAGAATTTACTTTTCAAAATAACAACCGGTTTTTCAATGTAAATATTAAAGATAAAAAATCTTCTTTACTCAACCTTTGGCCCGATTCGGCTCAGAATAGTGAGGTAGAACCGCTAACAAAACGCGTAGCTTATACCATAGAAAATAATCTGTATATTGCCGATAATCAGAAACAAATCCAGCTTACCGATGATCCTGAAAATGTAGTAAACGGACAAACGGTATCTCGCTCGGAATTTGGTATTACCGATGGTATTTTTTGGTCGCCCAAAGGCAATTATCTTGCTTATTACCACAAAGATGAGCGTATGGTGGGCGATTATCCCGTTGTTGATATTACAAGTCCTGAAGCTACCGTAAAAAACATAAAATACCCAATGGCAGGCTCAACAAATGAGTTAATAAAAGTGGCTGTTTACGATGTAAAAACAAAAAAGACTATCTATTTAAAAACCGGTGAAGATATAGATCAATATCTTACAAATATCACTTGGTCGCCCGACGAAAAACAGATTTATATCTCTGTATTAAATCGTGATCAGAATCATTTAAAACTAAATAAATATGATGCCGTAAGCGGCGAGTTTCTTTTTACTCTTTTTGAAGAAAAAGCCGATACTTGGGTAGAACCGGAACATCCGCTTACTTTTTTAAAAAACAGAAACGATCAGTTTATTTGGTTTAGCGAGCGCGACGGTTGGCAACATTTATTTGTATATAATACCGAAGGTCAATTTGTTAAGCAGCTCACCGAAGGTGAATGGACGGTTACTTCTCTCTTAGGTTTTGATAATAGCGGCAAAAATTTAATCATACAAGGCACTAAAGAAAGTCCGATAGAGAAACATATTTATAGAGTTAACTTAAAAAACGGAAAGCTAAAAAAATTGACAGATGAGCATGGTTCACATAATGGTATTCTTTCACCATCAGGAAATTATTTCTTTGATATTTATTCTAATACCGAAACAGCCAGAGTTTATAATGCAATAAGTACGGATGGAAAATCATCAAAAGAACTTCTTCGCGATAATGATCCGTTAAAAGATTATTTAGTAGGAAAAACTATTATGGGAACGCTTAAAAACGATGTAGATATTGATTTGTATTACCGTATGATTTTACCTCCTAATTTTGACAGCACTCAGAAATATCCTGTGTTTTACTATTTATATGGCGGTCCACATGCTCAATTAGTAACCGATTCATGGTTGGGTGGTGCTAATATCTTTATGAATTTAATGGCTCAAAAAGGATATATAGTTTTTACACTCGATAATCGTGGTACACCAAATCGTGGTTTTGCTTTTGAAAATGTTATTCATCGCAAATTGGGACGAAATGAAGTAGCTGATCAAATGATAGGTGTAGATTATTTGCAGAGTTTACCTTTTGTTGATTCAGAAAGAATGGGAATTCAAGGCTGGAGCTATGGTGGATTTATGACACTTACTATGTTAGCCGATAATCCGGGAGTTTTTAAAGCCGGTGTTGCCGGCGGTCCCGTAACCGACTGGAAATATTATGAAATAATGTATGGTGAGCGTTATATGGATACGCCTACACAAAACCCCGAAGGATATAAACAAAGCAGTTTGCTTGAAAAAGCAGGAAATATTTCTGATAGGGTTTTAGTTATTCATGGCGATATTGATCCGACGGTAGTTTGGCAAAACAGTTTAAGTTTTTTACAAGCAGCTATTGATGCAGGCGTTCAGCTAGATTATTTTGT